In Humulus lupulus chromosome 6, drHumLupu1.1, whole genome shotgun sequence, a single genomic region encodes these proteins:
- the LOC133782124 gene encoding BURP domain protein USPL1-like isoform X1 encodes MGLASWCLFLVLLQYFSSWGGECRETKLEEQWKWNNEDYNDVKRSNYMYLRLPRELGREGNDDDRRGHGHGHGHMHMHMHVHGDGSSSSSDLELTELEQQQSIVFNLKDLKVGLTKAIYFPKKKHTAPILPRHLGDYSVPFSSKELPNILRLFSIPQGSQTAKAMEATLQTCESGGVDGETRICATSFESMLEFVRGIFGLDNFGHGLTHLTTTSYNDFSHAIFQNYTVLEDLEEITSPKMVACHVMEFPYAVYLCHSMRDWKFFKMSLRGQKGDIVNAISICHMDTSQWDPHHVSFTVLGYGPGMGPVCHFFPDQTNFLWFPSTISI; translated from the exons ATGGGGTTGGCTTCCTGGTGTTTGTTCCTTGTCCTCCTG CAGTACTTTTCATCATGGGGAGGTGAATGTAGAGAGACGAAATTAGAAGAACAGTGGAAGTGGAACAACGAAGATTACAATGATGTGAAAAGAAGTAACTATATGTATCTACGACTACCTCGTGAGTTGGGAAGAGAAGGCAATGATGATGATCGTCGCGGCCATGGACATGGACATGGTCATATGCACATGCATATGCATGTCCATGGTGatggatcatcatcatcatccgaTCTTGAGCTTACAGAACTAGAACAACAACAATCGATTGTTTTCAACTTGAAGGACCTAAAAGTGGGCCTAACGAAGGCCATTTATTTTCCAAAGAAGAAACATACTGCTCCCATTTTGCCAAGGCATTTAGGGGATTACTCTGTTCCATTCTCCTCAAAGGAACTTCCCAACATTCTTAGGCTATTCTCAATCCCTCAAGGCTCACAAACAGCCAAAGCCATGGAGGCGACTCTCCAGACCTGTGAGTCCGGAGGCGTAGATGGAGAAACAAGGATCTGTGCTACTTCCTTCGAGTCAATGCTTGAATTCGTACGTGGCATCTTCGGATTGGACAACTTCGGTCACGGTTTGACACATCTGACAACGACCTCCTACAATGATTTTTCCCATGCGATTTTCCAAAACTACACCGTTTTGGAGGATCTGGAGGAGATAACATCCCCCAAGATGGTAGCATGCCATGTTATGGAGTTTCCTTACGCTGTGTATTTATGCCATAGCATGAGGGACTGGAAGTTCTTCAAAATGTCATTAAGGGGCCAAAAGGGAGACATCGTTAATGCCATTTCCATTTGTCACATGGATACCTCTCAGTGGGACCCACATCACGTTTCGTTCACCGTGCTTGGATATGGTCCTGGCATGGGACCTGTCTGTCATTTCTTCCCTGACCAGACTAATTTTCTATGGTTTCCTTCCACTATTTCAATCTAg
- the LOC133782124 gene encoding BURP domain protein USPL1-like isoform X2, whose product MGLASWCLFLVLLYFSSWGGECRETKLEEQWKWNNEDYNDVKRSNYMYLRLPRELGREGNDDDRRGHGHGHGHMHMHMHVHGDGSSSSSDLELTELEQQQSIVFNLKDLKVGLTKAIYFPKKKHTAPILPRHLGDYSVPFSSKELPNILRLFSIPQGSQTAKAMEATLQTCESGGVDGETRICATSFESMLEFVRGIFGLDNFGHGLTHLTTTSYNDFSHAIFQNYTVLEDLEEITSPKMVACHVMEFPYAVYLCHSMRDWKFFKMSLRGQKGDIVNAISICHMDTSQWDPHHVSFTVLGYGPGMGPVCHFFPDQTNFLWFPSTISI is encoded by the exons ATGGGGTTGGCTTCCTGGTGTTTGTTCCTTGTCCTCCTG TACTTTTCATCATGGGGAGGTGAATGTAGAGAGACGAAATTAGAAGAACAGTGGAAGTGGAACAACGAAGATTACAATGATGTGAAAAGAAGTAACTATATGTATCTACGACTACCTCGTGAGTTGGGAAGAGAAGGCAATGATGATGATCGTCGCGGCCATGGACATGGACATGGTCATATGCACATGCATATGCATGTCCATGGTGatggatcatcatcatcatccgaTCTTGAGCTTACAGAACTAGAACAACAACAATCGATTGTTTTCAACTTGAAGGACCTAAAAGTGGGCCTAACGAAGGCCATTTATTTTCCAAAGAAGAAACATACTGCTCCCATTTTGCCAAGGCATTTAGGGGATTACTCTGTTCCATTCTCCTCAAAGGAACTTCCCAACATTCTTAGGCTATTCTCAATCCCTCAAGGCTCACAAACAGCCAAAGCCATGGAGGCGACTCTCCAGACCTGTGAGTCCGGAGGCGTAGATGGAGAAACAAGGATCTGTGCTACTTCCTTCGAGTCAATGCTTGAATTCGTACGTGGCATCTTCGGATTGGACAACTTCGGTCACGGTTTGACACATCTGACAACGACCTCCTACAATGATTTTTCCCATGCGATTTTCCAAAACTACACCGTTTTGGAGGATCTGGAGGAGATAACATCCCCCAAGATGGTAGCATGCCATGTTATGGAGTTTCCTTACGCTGTGTATTTATGCCATAGCATGAGGGACTGGAAGTTCTTCAAAATGTCATTAAGGGGCCAAAAGGGAGACATCGTTAATGCCATTTCCATTTGTCACATGGATACCTCTCAGTGGGACCCACATCACGTTTCGTTCACCGTGCTTGGATATGGTCCTGGCATGGGACCTGTCTGTCATTTCTTCCCTGACCAGACTAATTTTCTATGGTTTCCTTCCACTATTTCAATCTAg